The following proteins come from a genomic window of Acinonyx jubatus isolate Ajub_Pintada_27869175 chromosome C1, VMU_Ajub_asm_v1.0, whole genome shotgun sequence:
- the ATIC gene encoding bifunctional purine biosynthesis protein ATIC: MAPGQLALFSVSDKTGLVEFARNLTSVGLNLIASGGTAKALRDAGLAVRDVSELTGFPEMLGGRVKTLHPAVHAGILARNIPEDHADMARLDFNLIRVVVCNLYPFVKTVASPDVTVEQAVEQIDIGGVTLLRAAAKNHTRVTVVCEPEDYVAICTEMQNSDSKDTSLETRRQLALKAFTHTAQYDEAISDYFRKQYSKGISQMPLRYGMNPHQTPAQLYTLKPKLPITVLNGAPGFINLCDALNAWQLVKELREALDLPAAASFKHVSPAGAAVGIPLSEDEARVCMVYDLYETLTPISTAYARARGADRMSSFGDFIALSDICDVPTAKIISREVSDGIIAPGYEDEALKILSKKKNGSYCVLQMDPSYSPDENEVRTLFGLRLSQKRNNGVIDKSLFSNVVTKNKDLPESALRDLIVATIAVKYTQSNSVCYAKNGQVIGIGAGQQSRIHCTRLAGDKANYWWLRHHPQVLSMKFKTGVKRAEISNAIDQYVTGTIGEDEDLVKWKALFEEVPELLTEAEKKEWVDKLNEVSISSDAFFPFRDNVDRAKRSGVAYIAAPSGSAADRVVIEACDELGIILAHTNLRLFHH, encoded by the exons ATGGCACCCGGCCAGCTCG CCTTATTTAGTGTCTCTGACAAAACGGGCCTCGTGGAATTTGCCAGAAACCTAACTTCTGTTGGTTTGAATTTGATCGCTTCTGGAGGGACTGCAAAAGCTCTCAGGGATGCAGGTCTGGCAGTCAG AGATGTCTCTGAGCTGACGGGATTTCCTGAAATGTTAGGGGGGCGTGTGAAAACCTTGCATCCTGCAGTCCATGCTG GAATTTTGGCTCGTAATATCCCAGAAGATCATGCTGACATGGCTAGACTTGATTTCAATCTTATCAG GGTTGTCGTCTGTAATCTGTATCCCTTTGTGAAGACAGTGGCTTCTCCAGATGTAACTGTTGAACAGGCTGTTGAGCAGATTGATATTG GTGGAGTAACCCTCCTGAGAGCAGCGGCCAAAAACCACACTCGAGTAACAGTAGTATGTGAACCTGAGGACTATGTGGCCATTTGCACAGAGATGCAGAACTCCGACAGTAAAGACACCTCCTTGGAGACTAGACGCCAGTTAGCCTTGAAG GCTTTCACTCATACAGCACAATATGATGAAGCGATTTCAGATTACTTCAGGAAACAGTATAGTAAAGGAATATCTCAGATGCCCTTGAGGTATGGAATGAATCCTCACCAAACTCCTGCCCAGTTATATACGCTGAAGCCCAAGCTTCCCATCACAG TTCTAAATGGAGCCCCTGGATTTATAAACTTGTGTGATGCTTTGAATGCCTGGCAGCTGGTGAAGGAACTCAGAGAAGCTTTAGACCTTCCTGCTGCTGCCTCTTTCAAACATGTCAGCCCAGCAG GTGCTGCTGTTGGAATTCCACTAAGTGAAGATGAGGCCAGAGTCTGCATGGTCTATGATCTGTATGAAACACTTACACCCATATCAACTGCGTATGCAAGAGCAAGAG ggGCTGATAGGATGTCTTCATTTGGTGACTTTATCGCATTATCTGATATTTGTGATGTCCCTACTGCCAAAATTATCTCCAGAGAG gTATCTGATGGTATCATCGCCCCAGGATATGAAGATGAAgctttgaaaatactttctaaaaagaaaaacggGAGCTACTGTGTTCTTCAG atgGACCCATCTTACAGTCCAGATGAAAACGAAGTTCGAACTCTCTTTGGTCTTCGTTTAagtcagaagagaaataatggtgTCATTGACAAGTCATTGTTTAGCAATGTTGTGACCAAGAATAAAGAT TTGCCAGAGTCTGCGCTCAGAGACCTCATTGTAGCCACCATTGCTGTGAAGTACACGCAGTCTAACTCCGTGTGCTATGCCAAGAATGGTCAG GTTATTGGCATTGGAGCAGGACAGCAGTCTCGAATACACTGCACACGCCTTGCAGGGGATAAGGCGAACTACTGGTGGCTTAGACATCATCCACAAGTGCTTTCAATGAAGTTTAAAACTGGAGTGAAGAGAGCAGAAATCTCCAATGCCATTGATCAGTATGTTACTGGAACCATTGGCGAG GATGAAGATTTGGTAAAGTGGAAGGCATTGTTTGAGGAAGTCCCTGAACTGCTAACtgaagcagagaagaaagaatgggTTGACAAACTTAATGAAGTTTCTATCAGCTCTgatgccttctttcctttcagagATAACGTAGACAGAGCTAAAAGG AGCGGCGTGGCATACATTGCTGCTCCTTCTGGTTCTGCTGCCGACAGAGTTGTGATAGAGGCTTGTGATGAACTGGGAATAATTCTCGCTCATACGAATCTTCGGCTCTTTCATCACTGA